A window of Nitrospirae bacterium YQR-1 genomic DNA:
CTGGTCGCTTTCTAACATTGCGCCGGTACTTACGTATTTGTTTACACAGCAGGCGGGGCTTAGTAGGGAAAGCTCAATTTTCGCCGCCATTGTATCTGTGACCCTGGTTATGTGGATAACAGAGATATTGCCGGATTTTGTGCCGGGTATCTTTTCCACATTAATGTTAATCCTCTTTAATCTTGCCCCCAATGAGGTTGTGCTGTCGGGGTTTGCCTCTGAGGGTTTTTTTCTGGCCGTCAGTGTCCTTGGACTAGGCTCTGTAATTGTTACCTCCGGATTGAGTTACAGATACTCGCTTATGATGTTAAAGATTATGCCTTCAAACACATTTTGGTATTCGATAAGCTTATTCTTTACAGGACTAATATTTACACCCCTTGTACCGGTAATATCTGGCAGGGCGGCAATTGTAGCTCCCGTATTAAATGAAATTGTTACTCACTGCTACGATGGTTCGGAGTTGGATGAAAAAACAAAAGCACGTTCTAAGACCTTTTTGTTTACAAGCAGCTTATGCGGCATAACACTTCTTTCAGCATCTTTTCTCAGCAGTACCCCCTTAAATCTGATAATTTACGGAATGCTGCCACTGCAGGAACAACAATCATTCCAGTTTCTCAAGTGGTCATATGCCTCACTTGTTGTCTCAGGCACTCTGCTGGTGTCATTTTTTATTTTTATAAATCTGTATTTCCGTACTTTTCACAAACTTAATGTCAACAAAGATTTCATTGACGAGGAGCTACAAAAAATGGGGGGGCTTTCAGCAGCCGAATGGATTGCCCTCTCAGGTATAGTAATCCTTGCTTGTGGCTTGTTTGCCGGTGGTGTAACAAAAATCAATGTTACATGGGTTGCTTTTGCCATTATGTTTTCTCTTCTTTTAGTTGGAGTGCTTAAGGCTACAGACTTTAAGACTAAAATAGACTGGTCTTTTTTATTTCTCCTGGGCAGTATGATAGGGCTGGTCAATACCATGAACTATCTTAAGATTGACCTTATTGTCGTTAAACATCTCGGTTGGCTTGCAAATTATATGCAGTCTGATTTTCGTCTGTTCATTGTCCTCATGTCTGCAGCCATGTTTGTATTAAGGATATTTATACCGATGAATGCTGCGGTTTTGATTTTTGCCGCCACATTGTTGCCACTGGCTAAGGTTGGTGGAATCAGCACATGGCTGACAGGGTTTCTTATTCTTCTTCTGGCCGAGACAGCGGTTTTCCCGTTTCAGGCTCCGTATTTGTCTAATTTCAGAAATGCTACCAGAGCGGTTGTCAACCAGCAGGAGGGCAACGTCAGCGTAATGAACTTTTTAATGTTTTTTGTCAAAGTAGCCGCCATATACTTGTCTATTCCTTTTTGGACTAAAATCGGAGTTTTATGATAAAAAAACAAATTATATTTGTGCTGGCAATAGTCTTTTTGCTTTCCTCAACTGCGGTTGTACTCTATAGCAGCATGACTAAACCTATAGTGCTTATCATACACAGTTACGATACAGAGTATGCATGGAGCAGAGATATTACGGTGGGGTTGCAGCGAGTGTTAAAGAAACATCCGAATTATTCCGTTAAGTGGTATTACATGGACCTAAAAAATCATAACGAGCCTGCATTCAAACGCAAGACAGGCATATTGGCACGGCAGGCGGTGGATAGATGGCAGCCCAAAGTGTTGATACTCATAGATGACGACGCATCAGAGCTTGTCGGAAAATACTATGTCAACAACCCGAAAGTCAACATTGTCTTTGCCGGATTAAACGGAGACTACGCTCCTTACGGATACGATAAAGCTGTAAACGTTACCGGTATTTTGGAACATAAACAATTTCATGCGATGAAGGAAATCATCGAAACCATTGAGAAGTCTTCAAAACTTAACTCTAATACAGGAAAGGGGCAAGGTACAAAGGCACCTGTTAAAATAATGTATATCGCCGATCCTTCAAAGTCCCTTGCAATAGATAAAAAATACATTGACGCTTACAACTGGAGTCCCTTTAAGTACCTGGGCTCTTACGTAGCCGATAACTATGAGCAATGGAAAAAATATGTGCTTGAGGCCGGTAAAAATGCCGACTATATATTGATAGCCAACTACAGGACTCTAAAGCGCACAAATCAGGCAGGCTTACAGGAACTTGTCCATCCGAATGAGGTGGTGAAATGGACAGATGAAAACTCTAAAGTTCCCGTGCTCGGTCTTAACCTTTTTAACGTTGAGGACGGGTGTATGTTATCGGTTGGGGTTTCACCTTTTGAACAGGGTGAGGTTGCCGCTAATATGGCGGTAGATATTATTGACAACCATAAATCTCCGAGAGATATCCCGATACGCCTCAACACACAGTTTGTTGTTGCTATGCGTAAAGGAATGCTGACTGCAAGAGGGATCACTTTGCCGGAGGTTTACGAGGTATTTGCCCGTTCCACGGATAATTACAAAAACTAGGGAGGTCTTTTAAATTGTTAAAATTACCGGAAAGAGAAAAAAAGCCACGAAAGCACGGTCTTACCGCTATAATGGATTTAGGGTTGCCGCTTGGTTATCTGCAGGCATATCTCAAGGACTACCATCAGTTTATAGATATTGTAAAATTTGGGATTGGCTCGGCCTATATTGCTCCTTTCATCGCTGAGAAAGTGAGGTTGTATAAAGACTTCGGCGTAAATGTCTGCTTTGGAGGCACTCTGTTTGAGAAGTTTTATTCCCAGGAAGGTTCCGTTGATGGTTATTGTGATTATCTGCAATCTCTTGATGTGGACTGGATAGAGGTTTCTGAGGGCACAGTGCATATAGATATAGGAGCCCGTGTGGAAATCATAGCAGCTATACATAAAAAGTATAAACACTTTACAGTGGTAAGTGAGGTTGGCTCCAAATCTCCAGAAATAGCCGATATGATGACAGAGCGGCAATGGATAACCGAAATAAAGACTTTGAAAGATGCAGGCTGTTCTTTTGTCATTATAGAGGCCAGAGCTACCGGCACGGGGGGAATTTTTCAGAGTGACGGTTCTTTGAGGGTAAGCATTTTTAACACGATTGTACAATCGTGTGACTGCCGGGATTTGATTGTCGAGGCCCCTACACATAAAAGCCAGGCGTACTTTATAAACAGACTTGGTGCCAACGTAAACCTTGGTAATATTGCACCTGATGATGTCATGGTTTTGGAGTCATTGAGGCAGGGGCTGAGATCGGAAACCTTTTTCAATACTCTTGTATGACAGAGATTGTACAAAATATGTCCCCTGCTGTCATTGCCACTCTGAAGCGGGAATCCAGTC
This region includes:
- a CDS encoding anion permease — protein: MENSLLQIKEKTAISWKEITGWSLSNIAPVLTYLFTQQAGLSRESSIFAAIVSVTLVMWITEILPDFVPGIFSTLMLILFNLAPNEVVLSGFASEGFFLAVSVLGLGSVIVTSGLSYRYSLMMLKIMPSNTFWYSISLFFTGLIFTPLVPVISGRAAIVAPVLNEIVTHCYDGSELDEKTKARSKTFLFTSSLCGITLLSASFLSSTPLNLIIYGMLPLQEQQSFQFLKWSYASLVVSGTLLVSFFIFINLYFRTFHKLNVNKDFIDEELQKMGGLSAAEWIALSGIVILACGLFAGGVTKINVTWVAFAIMFSLLLVGVLKATDFKTKIDWSFLFLLGSMIGLVNTMNYLKIDLIVVKHLGWLANYMQSDFRLFIVLMSAAMFVLRIFIPMNAAVLIFAATLLPLAKVGGISTWLTGFLILLLAETAVFPFQAPYLSNFRNATRAVVNQQEGNVSVMNFLMFFVKVAAIYLSIPFWTKIGVL
- a CDS encoding phosphosulfolactate synthase, whose amino-acid sequence is MLKLPEREKKPRKHGLTAIMDLGLPLGYLQAYLKDYHQFIDIVKFGIGSAYIAPFIAEKVRLYKDFGVNVCFGGTLFEKFYSQEGSVDGYCDYLQSLDVDWIEVSEGTVHIDIGARVEIIAAIHKKYKHFTVVSEVGSKSPEIADMMTERQWITEIKTLKDAGCSFVIIEARATGTGGIFQSDGSLRVSIFNTIVQSCDCRDLIVEAPTHKSQAYFINRLGANVNLGNIAPDDVMVLESLRQGLRSETFFNTLV